The following are encoded in a window of bacterium genomic DNA:
- a CDS encoding M81 family metallopeptidase — MKRIMIGGMLHESNMFSPVLTDLEAFRLRQIFYGEEMIGGRRNTNTEVGGFIDVLEKSGIEMAPSILGAAMPSGSVTEDAFNEFVGLFLDTLDRKPADGILLSLHGAMVGTEHDDGEGYILKKIRDKVGTKTPIVITLDFHATLTPMMASLADAITIYRTYPHMDMADRGREAADIMLRILDGKIHPVIALSKQALMIGPPHNVLPHDMPMKKIMDRAREMERELHGKIIAACPAQGFMQQDVPFAGTGVVVTAHDDLELAQKCADELGDMMFAHRHDYLVDLPDPAETIRMAKQSDDYPIAIADSGDNIGGGTPGDGTALLHEILKQGVDSAFVPLWDPEAAEYAAEKGVGSTVTLEVGGKSDPIYGPPVRITGVVRTVTDGVFMNREGGGYKAGVIDNMGLSVRIDAGGITIVLNSISTSPNNIMHANALGVYPEDYRMSICKGGLAFREAYKPPIIKSYIQSDTPGYSSSNLRNFTFTKIKRPMFPLDDI; from the coding sequence ATGAAAAGAATAATGATCGGCGGTATGTTACATGAATCCAACATGTTCAGCCCCGTGCTTACCGACCTTGAAGCGTTCAGATTACGGCAAATATTCTACGGGGAAGAAATGATCGGCGGACGCCGTAATACCAACACCGAGGTGGGCGGCTTCATCGATGTACTCGAAAAATCCGGAATCGAAATGGCCCCGTCGATACTCGGCGCTGCAATGCCCTCAGGCTCGGTGACCGAGGACGCTTTTAATGAATTTGTCGGGTTATTCCTCGACACGCTCGACCGTAAACCCGCGGACGGTATCCTGCTGTCGCTCCATGGGGCGATGGTCGGAACGGAGCACGATGACGGCGAGGGATACATCCTCAAAAAAATCCGTGATAAAGTCGGAACAAAAACTCCTATTGTCATAACTCTCGATTTTCACGCAACTTTGACACCTATGATGGCGTCATTAGCTGACGCGATAACCATTTACAGGACATATCCCCACATGGACATGGCCGACCGGGGACGTGAAGCGGCGGATATCATGCTCCGTATCTTGGACGGTAAAATTCATCCGGTGATCGCCCTTTCCAAACAGGCGCTTATGATCGGCCCTCCTCATAACGTACTGCCGCACGATATGCCCATGAAAAAGATCATGGATCGCGCCCGCGAAATGGAACGCGAACTGCACGGAAAGATAATTGCCGCCTGCCCGGCGCAGGGTTTCATGCAGCAGGATGTGCCCTTTGCGGGAACCGGTGTGGTGGTCACGGCTCATGATGACCTTGAACTGGCGCAGAAATGCGCGGACGAGCTCGGCGATATGATGTTCGCGCACCGGCATGACTATCTTGTCGATCTGCCCGATCCAGCCGAAACGATCAGGATGGCGAAGCAGTCTGATGATTACCCGATTGCAATAGCCGATTCGGGAGACAACATCGGAGGAGGTACTCCCGGTGATGGTACCGCGCTTCTCCATGAGATACTGAAGCAGGGTGTCGACAGCGCATTCGTACCGCTCTGGGACCCCGAAGCTGCGGAATATGCCGCCGAAAAGGGAGTCGGCTCGACAGTGACTCTCGAAGTGGGGGGGAAATCCGATCCCATATACGGCCCGCCCGTACGGATAACCGGCGTGGTCCGGACTGTCACCGACGGTGTCTTTATGAACCGTGAAGGAGGCGGATACAAGGCTGGCGTCATCGACAACATGGGACTGTCGGTGAGGATCGATGCCGGTGGTATAACCATCGTGCTCAATTCCATCAGCACGAGCCCCAATAATATCATGCATGCAAATGCGCTCGGCGTCTATCCCGAAGATTACCGCATGAGTATCTGCAAGGGCGGGCTGGCGTTTCGCGAAGCATACAAACCCCCGATTATTAAAAGCTATATCCAGAGCGATACTCCGGGGTATTCATCATCGAATCTAAGGAATTTTACGTTTACGAAAATAAAACGCCCGATGTTTCCGTTGGATGACATCTGA
- a CDS encoding M81 family metallopeptidase → MKRVIIGAVLHETNMFNPQLTGIREFGIQGLFTGNDVLTKRRGTATELGGFIDVLGKNGAEIIPTVCAFAMPAGPVTDEAAGTFLESILDTLDRHQADGVLLALHGAMVTETCDDGEGYILEKIRAKVGNDIPVVHTLDLHATLTPRMAVNANAVTIYRTYPHIDMFDRGCEAASIMLDILDGRMHPVIAISKPPVMIGPPQNVLPTDYPMKLIMDRAREMERTIPGIIAACPAQGFMQQDVPHAGIGVAVTADNDRELAQKCADELGEMMFAHRREYLVDLPDAAETIRIARASELYPVAIADSGDNIGGGGPGDGTALLREIIRQGVDSAFVQLYDPESAQKAAHAGVGAMVTLDAGGKSDSLYGPPVTITGKVRTITDGRYLNRAWGGYWAGVESNMGLSARIDSGGITVVVTSHSITPDNSMHAKAIGVYPEDYRMIVCKGGLAFREAYKPPLIRRYIQSDTPGYTSSNLKNFTYTKIKRPMFPIDDM, encoded by the coding sequence GTGAAACGAGTAATCATCGGTGCGGTGCTTCATGAAACGAACATGTTCAATCCGCAACTGACCGGAATCAGGGAGTTCGGGATTCAGGGTCTGTTCACGGGGAATGATGTTTTAACCAAAAGACGCGGAACAGCAACGGAGCTCGGTGGTTTCATCGATGTGCTCGGAAAAAATGGCGCGGAAATCATTCCGACTGTCTGTGCATTTGCGATGCCGGCCGGACCGGTCACCGACGAAGCTGCCGGGACATTTCTCGAATCGATACTCGACACACTCGACAGGCACCAGGCGGACGGCGTTCTGCTTGCTCTCCATGGCGCCATGGTAACCGAGACATGCGATGATGGCGAGGGATATATTCTGGAAAAAATCCGCGCGAAAGTCGGAAACGATATACCTGTCGTTCACACCCTCGATCTACATGCCACATTGACGCCGCGAATGGCGGTGAATGCAAACGCCGTAACGATATACCGCACATACCCGCACATTGACATGTTCGATCGGGGTTGTGAAGCTGCATCGATCATGCTGGATATACTTGACGGCAGGATGCATCCTGTCATTGCCATATCGAAACCGCCGGTTATGATCGGGCCACCGCAGAATGTGCTTCCGACCGATTACCCGATGAAGCTCATCATGGATCGCGCCCGTGAAATGGAGCGTACTATTCCGGGGATCATCGCCGCCTGCCCTGCACAGGGATTCATGCAGCAGGATGTACCGCACGCGGGTATCGGTGTTGCAGTAACTGCCGATAACGACCGTGAGCTGGCACAGAAATGCGCGGACGAGCTCGGCGAAATGATGTTCGCACACCGTCGTGAATACCTTGTCGATCTGCCTGATGCCGCGGAAACCATCAGGATTGCGCGGGCGAGTGAGCTCTATCCGGTCGCCATAGCCGATTCGGGCGATAATATCGGCGGGGGAGGGCCCGGAGACGGCACCGCACTGCTCCGTGAAATTATCCGTCAGGGCGTGGACAGTGCTTTCGTTCAATTGTATGATCCCGAATCGGCGCAAAAGGCGGCTCATGCCGGTGTCGGCGCTATGGTGACACTCGATGCCGGTGGTAAATCGGATTCCCTGTACGGTCCGCCGGTAACAATAACCGGGAAGGTGAGAACGATCACGGACGGCCGGTATCTCAACCGTGCATGGGGTGGATACTGGGCGGGTGTCGAGAGTAACATGGGGCTGTCGGCGCGTATCGATTCGGGAGGCATCACCGTTGTCGTTACTTCGCATTCCATAACCCCGGACAACAGTATGCATGCGAAAGCTATCGGTGTTTATCCCGAGGATTACCGCATGATTGTCTGCAAGGGAGGCCTGGCGTTCCGCGAGGCCTACAAACCGCCGCTGATACGCCGGTATATCCAGAGCGATACGCCGGGTTATACATCGTCGAATCTGAAGAACTTTACCTATACGAAGATCAAACGGCCCATGTTTCCCATCGACGATATGTAA
- the dapB gene encoding 4-hydroxy-tetrahydrodipicolinate reductase, translating to MKLVMNGALGRMGRRIITIASEDTEIMVSGAVEFGHDEDLGRDVGEIIGIGHLDVPLTNDLLKAVKNADVVIDFTWPDNILITAAICGQSKTPLVIGTTGLASGKRGELERLVSPIPCVMAPNMSVGVNLLFKLAAEAAAILGEDYDVEITEAHHRFKKDAPSGTAVRLAEIVAGVLDRNLEQEARYGRKGISGERTRSEIGIHALRIGDVVGEHTVSFGTVGERVELTHKAQSRDALAQGALRAARFVLANPPGLYDMQDVLGFK from the coding sequence ATGAAGCTTGTCATGAATGGCGCCCTGGGACGGATGGGGCGCAGAATCATCACCATTGCGTCCGAAGACACGGAAATAATGGTATCAGGCGCAGTCGAGTTCGGTCATGATGAAGACCTGGGCCGTGATGTCGGCGAGATAATCGGTATCGGGCATCTCGATGTACCGCTGACAAACGACCTGTTAAAAGCGGTAAAAAATGCCGATGTCGTCATCGATTTCACATGGCCTGATAACATCCTGATCACCGCCGCCATTTGCGGACAATCGAAAACACCCCTCGTGATCGGCACCACCGGACTCGCTTCCGGCAAACGGGGTGAACTGGAGCGGCTTGTTTCGCCGATTCCCTGTGTTATGGCGCCCAATATGAGTGTCGGCGTAAATCTCCTCTTCAAGCTTGCCGCCGAAGCCGCAGCGATTCTCGGCGAAGACTATGATGTCGAGATAACCGAAGCGCACCACCGTTTCAAAAAAGATGCGCCCTCCGGTACCGCTGTCAGACTTGCCGAAATTGTTGCCGGCGTCCTCGACCGTAACCTCGAACAGGAGGCCCGTTACGGCAGAAAAGGCATTTCCGGCGAACGTACCCGGAGCGAAATCGGCATTCATGCGCTTCGAATCGGCGATGTCGTCGGAGAGCATACGGTCAGTTTCGGAACTGTCGGCGAAAGGGTCGAGCTCACACACAAGGCCCAGTCACGGGATGCTTTGGCCCAGGGTGCGCTCCGTGCAGCACGATTCGTGCTTGCCAACCCGCCGGGACTCTATGACATGCAGGATGTACTTGGATTTAAATAA
- a CDS encoding deoxynucleoside kinase: MNEPLIKCPHNYVAVEGVIGVGKTSLCRLLAKRFGGRCFLEDFESNPFIRDFYRSPREYAFKTQLFYLISRFKQYLEMPPPDLFQSPLIVDYIFQKDRIFATINLDDNELELYNTVCNVLEPKLRSPELVVYLQASTGRLLDRIKKRGREYEKNMSVQYLEALNTAYNDFFFHYTLSPLFIVNTDEIDFVESPEHFNDLALNIIQPHKGITFYNPAGR; the protein is encoded by the coding sequence ATGAATGAACCGTTGATAAAATGCCCTCATAATTATGTCGCAGTCGAAGGAGTTATCGGCGTCGGTAAAACGAGCCTCTGCAGGCTGCTTGCGAAACGGTTCGGGGGACGGTGTTTTCTGGAGGATTTCGAATCGAATCCGTTCATCCGGGATTTTTACCGGTCTCCCCGTGAATACGCGTTCAAAACACAGCTTTTTTACCTGATTTCACGGTTCAAACAGTATCTCGAGATGCCGCCGCCCGATCTCTTTCAATCGCCGCTCATCGTCGACTATATTTTTCAGAAAGACCGGATATTCGCAACGATTAACCTTGATGATAACGAGCTCGAATTGTATAATACGGTATGTAATGTGCTCGAACCGAAGCTTCGCAGTCCCGAACTGGTTGTCTACCTCCAGGCTTCGACCGGCCGTCTGCTCGACAGGATAAAAAAGCGGGGGAGAGAGTACGAAAAGAATATGTCGGTTCAGTATCTCGAAGCGCTCAATACGGCATATAACGATTTCTTTTTCCATTATACACTTTCGCCGCTGTTTATTGTCAACACCGATGAAATTGATTTTGTGGAAAGCCCCGAGCACTTCAACGATCTTGCGCTCAACATCATACAGCCCCACAAGGGAATCACATTTTATAATCCGGCAGGAAGATGA
- a CDS encoding aminotransferase class V-fold PLP-dependent enzyme has translation MSGILKSPMLMIPGPMDAPDEVLRRCGHKVFPHYDSGTGFPAFHNQLVEKLKTVFGLEDGQVFVPSGSGTLAVNMALASLCTPDTEVLIISNGNLGEYGEKNLKALGVPYSFVNDEYGKAADPEKVRSAMKKKRRPFIYMTHNESSTAVVNPITPIGEVAREFDALLIVDSVSGVGGVVVDMGEHGADVVAGASQKCFELPPGLAPVGVGKRAWDYMDSAKNRRVPFYLDFKSWRDASIKMHDEHPQPVTGNTNYLYALDWSVDRIIEEGIYNRQERFRAAGRHLREGLAELGFRMSADPVAASPVVTDFYPPKGILGNVVRNYYLEKHNTMVGAGFAYKDKDGNALTFRIAHFGLAAEPERIEHMIDITRRFVRDYKI, from the coding sequence ATGTCAGGAATTTTGAAAAGTCCCATGCTCATGATTCCCGGCCCCATGGACGCGCCGGACGAGGTTCTCAGGAGATGCGGCCACAAGGTATTCCCGCATTACGATTCCGGAACCGGATTTCCCGCTTTTCATAACCAGCTCGTAGAAAAGCTGAAGACTGTTTTTGGGCTCGAGGACGGTCAGGTGTTCGTTCCGAGCGGGAGTGGTACGCTTGCAGTCAACATGGCGCTTGCGAGTCTCTGTACGCCCGATACGGAAGTTCTCATCATCTCCAACGGCAATCTCGGTGAATATGGCGAGAAAAACCTGAAAGCGCTTGGCGTTCCCTATTCGTTTGTCAATGACGAATATGGTAAAGCCGCCGATCCTGAAAAAGTTCGCAGCGCCATGAAGAAAAAACGTCGCCCGTTTATTTATATGACGCATAACGAGAGCTCGACCGCTGTTGTAAATCCGATTACTCCCATTGGAGAAGTCGCCCGCGAGTTCGATGCGCTCCTCATCGTCGATTCCGTATCCGGCGTCGGCGGCGTCGTGGTCGATATGGGAGAGCATGGAGCCGATGTGGTGGCAGGGGCGAGCCAGAAATGCTTTGAGCTGCCTCCGGGACTTGCACCGGTCGGAGTCGGGAAACGTGCATGGGATTACATGGATTCCGCGAAAAACCGCCGTGTGCCGTTCTACCTCGATTTCAAGTCGTGGCGAGATGCATCGATAAAAATGCACGATGAACATCCGCAGCCGGTAACGGGGAATACCAACTACCTTTACGCACTCGACTGGTCGGTCGACCGTATCATTGAAGAGGGGATATACAACCGCCAGGAACGGTTCCGCGCTGCGGGAAGACATCTCAGGGAAGGGCTCGCCGAACTGGGATTCCGTATGAGCGCCGATCCGGTCGCCGCGTCACCCGTGGTGACGGATTTTTATCCACCAAAGGGTATTCTGGGCAATGTGGTGAGAAATTACTATCTCGAAAAACACAACACCATGGTCGGTGCCGGCTTTGCATACAAGGATAAGGACGGTAATGCCCTCACATTCCGTATCGCGCATTTCGGCCTTGCGGCAGAGCCCGAGCGTATCGAACACATGATAGACATCACCCGCCGGTTTGTCAGGGATTATAAAATCTGA
- a CDS encoding FadR family transcriptional regulator — MRKLKKINIFEQVINSITAHIRDNHLRPGEKLPTEEEIAATLGVGRNSVREALKALQAMGLLEIRHGQGSYLRFFDYGATLSNLSIGYMIEGADMSDLTRVRCVLEMGFVSDVIRNMTAERLDKLREIVAAMEQSLDDWKRYFSLDAQFHQTLYEASGCRLLDKLLAVFWGMLEGYSPIVYPMNPDNLKEFTSQHRLIIEFIVAGDEENIRNCLQKHFNDKEYLLNHISQERKKT; from the coding sequence ATGCGTAAACTCAAGAAAATAAATATATTCGAGCAGGTAATCAATTCGATAACCGCTCATATCCGTGATAACCATCTCCGTCCCGGCGAGAAGCTTCCGACCGAGGAAGAAATCGCCGCGACCCTCGGTGTGGGCAGAAACAGCGTCCGTGAGGCGCTCAAGGCTCTCCAGGCGATGGGGCTTCTTGAAATCCGGCACGGACAGGGATCGTATCTGAGGTTTTTCGATTACGGGGCGACGCTTTCGAACCTCTCGATCGGGTACATGATCGAGGGCGCCGACATGAGCGATCTCACCCGTGTGCGGTGTGTTCTCGAAATGGGATTTGTCTCCGATGTCATCCGTAACATGACGGCGGAACGGCTCGACAAGCTCCGTGAAATCGTCGCCGCAATGGAGCAGTCCCTCGATGACTGGAAGCGGTATTTTTCACTCGATGCGCAATTTCATCAAACCCTTTACGAGGCATCGGGATGCAGGCTGCTCGATAAGCTGCTTGCGGTTTTCTGGGGAATGCTCGAAGGATACAGTCCGATTGTATACCCCATGAATCCTGATAATTTAAAAGAGTTTACTTCACAGCACAGGCTCATTATCGAATTTATTGTTGCCGGTGATGAGGAAAATATACGGAACTGTTTACAGAAACATTTTAACGATAAGGAATATCTTCTGAACCATATTTCACAGGAAAGGAAAAAAACATGA
- the prfB gene encoding peptide chain release factor 2 (programmed frameshift), which yields MSRTIDRIAELHEKLSNLRGFFDIDTKKNELVELQRKREASDFWNDQREAQKVIDQITVREKPIKALEDLQVSFNDIKVLNELAEEEHDDATLNEVSSEIDTLEKNIGSLEFQTMLGGTDDLKNAFLSINSGAGGTESQDWAQMLLRMYIRWIERRGFEYDEIDMQSGQEAGIKSVTILVKGDYAYGYLKAESGVHRLVRISPFDSNARRHTSFASVTVLPEVDDNTDIEIDEKDLKIDVYRSSGAGGQHVNKTSSAVRITHLPTGIVVQCQNERSQFKNKAFALKVLRSRLYQLHKEEEEKKLAEFTKDQKKIEWGSQIRSYVFHPYNLVKDLRTDVETSNIQTVMDGDIDEFIMAYLSM from the exons ATGTCGCGGACAATCGATAGAATCGCAGAATTACATGAAAAGCTCTCCAATCTCAGG GGCTTCTTTGACATCGATACAAAAAAGAATGAATTAGTAGAACTCCAGCGTAAGCGTGAAGCCTCCGATTTCTGGAACGACCAGAGAGAAGCCCAAAAAGTCATCGATCAGATTACCGTACGAGAAAAACCCATAAAAGCACTGGAAGACCTCCAGGTATCGTTCAACGACATTAAAGTCCTCAATGAGCTTGCCGAAGAAGAGCATGATGACGCGACACTGAACGAAGTATCCTCTGAAATCGATACCCTTGAAAAGAATATCGGCAGCCTGGAGTTTCAGACCATGCTCGGCGGCACCGATGACCTCAAGAACGCCTTCCTTTCCATAAATTCCGGTGCAGGCGGCACCGAAAGCCAGGATTGGGCTCAGATGCTTCTCCGGATGTATATCCGGTGGATCGAGCGAAGAGGATTCGAATACGACGAAATCGACATGCAATCCGGCCAGGAAGCGGGCATAAAAAGCGTGACTATCCTCGTTAAGGGTGATTATGCATACGGTTACCTGAAAGCCGAATCAGGCGTTCACCGTCTCGTACGGATCAGTCCGTTCGATTCCAACGCCCGGCGGCACACCTCCTTCGCCTCGGTTACCGTCCTGCCCGAAGTGGATGACAATACCGACATTGAGATCGATGAAAAAGACCTGAAAATCGATGTCTATCGCTCTTCCGGCGCTGGCGGCCAGCATGTCAATAAAACCTCCTCGGCAGTCCGTATTACCCATCTTCCCACTGGTATCGTCGTGCAGTGCCAGAATGAGCGGAGCCAGTTCAAGAACAAAGCTTTTGCACTGAAGGTGCTCAGATCGAGGCTCTATCAGCTGCACAAGGAGGAAGAGGAAAAGAAGCTGGCGGAATTTACCAAGGATCAAAAAAAGATTGAATGGGGCAGCCAGATACGTTCCTACGTTTTTCACCCCTATAATCTTGTCAAGGACCTGAGAACGGATGTGGAAACATCGAACATCCAAACTGTAATGGATGGCGACATTGACGAGTTCATCATGGCATATCTGAGCATGTAA
- the folK gene encoding 2-amino-4-hydroxy-6-hydroxymethyldihydropteridine diphosphokinase, which translates to MSRVYAVIAYLGLGSNLGNRLANLREAVDRLAMVHGVVIQKISPVYETLPEGGPEQPDYLNAAVEIGTSLDAVLLLGACSAIEDDMGRIRGERWGPRTIDIDILLYGGARISTDRLTVPHPRMHERAFVLQPLADIAPDAVHPPTGLTVGELLGRAGASGIRKMENMKLKIKE; encoded by the coding sequence GTGTCGCGAGTTTACGCCGTGATTGCGTATCTCGGGCTTGGATCGAACCTCGGTAACCGTCTGGCGAACCTTCGGGAAGCTGTCGACCGGCTGGCAATGGTTCACGGCGTCGTTATACAGAAGATTTCTCCCGTGTATGAAACTCTTCCGGAGGGAGGGCCGGAACAGCCCGATTATCTGAATGCCGCCGTTGAAATCGGGACATCCCTCGATGCCGTCCTCCTGCTCGGTGCCTGTTCGGCCATCGAGGATGACATGGGACGTATCCGCGGCGAGCGCTGGGGGCCCCGTACCATCGACATCGATATCCTCCTGTACGGCGGAGCGCGAATATCGACTGATCGTTTGACGGTACCGCATCCGCGAATGCACGAACGGGCGTTTGTCCTGCAGCCGCTTGCCGATATTGCGCCGGATGCAGTGCATCCGCCCACGGGTCTCACTGTCGGAGAGCTTCTCGGCAGAGCCGGTGCATCAGGGATCAGAAAAATGGAGAACATGAAGCTGAAGATTAAAGAATGA
- the panB gene encoding 3-methyl-2-oxobutanoate hydroxymethyltransferase, translating to MTTAKPVTVNDFKRLKNEGVPISVLTAYDAVMASLIDQAGVDLILVGDSLANVFQGRETTIPVTIEEMIYHTEIVVRSVKRAFVAADMPFMSFQVSPEEALRNAGTVMKKTGCKAVKLEGGVPAKETIRRIVQAGIPVIGHIGLTPQSVHALGGYGLRGKDNGQALIEAALAVQEAGAFAIVIEKIPRGLAAEITRALAIPTIGIGAGPDCDGQVLVTNDILGLNPQFKPKFVRRYDELAERILSSLKAYKDDVRSRRFPGIDESYE from the coding sequence ATGACGACAGCAAAACCTGTTACTGTAAATGACTTTAAGCGCCTTAAAAATGAAGGTGTTCCGATAAGTGTTCTAACCGCTTATGACGCTGTCATGGCGTCATTAATCGACCAGGCGGGCGTTGATTTGATTCTTGTCGGCGACTCGCTCGCCAATGTATTCCAGGGCCGTGAAACGACGATTCCGGTGACAATCGAGGAAATGATATATCACACCGAAATCGTGGTTCGCTCGGTGAAGCGTGCGTTTGTGGCAGCGGATATGCCGTTCATGAGTTTTCAGGTCAGCCCCGAGGAAGCGCTCCGCAATGCGGGTACCGTCATGAAGAAGACCGGCTGCAAGGCGGTGAAACTCGAGGGCGGCGTACCTGCAAAGGAAACAATACGGCGTATCGTACAGGCCGGAATACCCGTTATCGGTCATATCGGATTGACCCCGCAGTCTGTCCATGCGCTGGGAGGCTATGGCCTGCGCGGGAAGGACAACGGCCAGGCGCTCATCGAAGCGGCGCTCGCGGTACAGGAAGCCGGAGCATTTGCCATCGTTATCGAAAAAATCCCGCGCGGTCTCGCCGCCGAGATCACCCGCGCGCTCGCCATACCGACCATAGGAATCGGCGCCGGACCCGACTGTGACGGCCAGGTTCTGGTCACGAACGATATCCTTGGCCTGAATCCACAGTTTAAACCGAAGTTCGTCCGCCGGTACGACGAGCTCGCGGAACGTATCCTATCCTCTCTCAAAGCCTACAAAGACGATGTCCGCTCGCGGCGTTTTCCCGGCATCGATGAAAGTTATGAATGA
- a CDS encoding aminotransferase class V-fold PLP-dependent enzyme has product MSFIMKKPLLMIPGPMDVPDEVLRRCGHQVFPHYDELTDFCPFYHQLVEKAKYVFGLKKGYVFIPNGSGTIAVNMMIASLCTPEDDVLVMSNGGFGGYAEKNMKNLGIPYTLVTGEIGTIIDPQKIRDEMKRKHHKFIYMTHNESSTAVVNPIPPIGEIAREFDAFVLVDSVSGVGGVVIDMDAAGADVVAGASQKCLELPPGLAPVAVGQRAWDYMESMKNRRVPYILDFMAWRTAYIDQYDFHPQPVTGATTMLYALDWVIDTIIDEGIENRQERFRKAGQRLKEGMAKLGFKSGADPRYASPVVTEFIPPEGIIGEDVRTYYMKKHNTMVGYGFRKTGSGERYSFRIAHFGIAAEHERIDHMIHITKQFLDERGQ; this is encoded by the coding sequence ATGTCTTTTATAATGAAAAAGCCTTTGCTCATGATTCCTGGGCCGATGGATGTGCCCGACGAAGTATTGAGACGGTGCGGTCATCAGGTTTTTCCTCATTATGATGAGCTCACCGATTTCTGCCCGTTCTATCATCAACTCGTCGAAAAAGCGAAATATGTGTTCGGCCTCAAGAAGGGATATGTATTCATTCCCAACGGAAGCGGGACGATTGCGGTCAATATGATGATAGCAAGCCTCTGCACGCCGGAGGATGATGTGCTTGTCATGTCGAACGGCGGTTTCGGCGGGTATGCCGAAAAGAACATGAAAAACCTCGGTATCCCTTACACCCTCGTCACCGGGGAGATCGGCACAATCATCGATCCGCAGAAGATTCGCGACGAGATGAAACGGAAGCATCATAAATTCATTTACATGACCCATAACGAGAGCTCTACCGCGGTGGTCAATCCGATTCCACCCATTGGTGAGATCGCCCGCGAATTCGATGCGTTCGTGCTCGTCGACTCGGTATCAGGCGTCGGCGGTGTCGTAATCGACATGGATGCTGCCGGAGCGGATGTGGTTGCCGGAGCGAGCCAGAAATGTCTTGAACTTCCTCCCGGGCTTGCGCCGGTAGCAGTCGGACAGCGCGCGTGGGATTACATGGAATCCATGAAAAACCGCCGTGTACCGTACATTCTCGATTTCATGGCATGGAGGACGGCTTATATCGACCAGTACGATTTTCATCCTCAGCCGGTCACCGGAGCGACCACCATGCTCTATGCGCTCGACTGGGTTATCGATACCATTATCGATGAGGGAATCGAAAATCGTCAGGAACGTTTCCGTAAAGCCGGTCAACGCCTCAAGGAAGGCATGGCGAAACTCGGATTCAAATCCGGAGCCGATCCCCGCTACGCATCGCCCGTGGTCACGGAATTCATTCCTCCCGAGGGAATTATAGGGGAGGATGTCAGAACATACTATATGAAAAAGCATAATACCATGGTCGGTTACGGTTTCAGAAAAACCGGATCGGGCGAACGGTATTCATTCAGAATCGCCCACTTCGGTATTGCCGCCGAGCATGAACGAATCGATCACATGATTCATATCACCAAGCAGTTTCTCGATGAAAGAGGTCAGTGA
- a CDS encoding RraA family protein: MKYLKYNDKLSKCYSAVLMDVMDQMNHRVQCMHHSIKPLVPTMRTWGEAVTMYFETVTEVPEKPFQLEMEVLDDVKEGQVIVTQCNAETMSAFWGGLLSNAAVGRKAAGVISDNGARDYMEIVSLDFPTFCKGLTPYDSCGRMDGKDRDIPIICGGIRVAPGDLVFGDVDGVVVVPQEIADEVISRAWEKVMGENTVREELRAGASVVKTFQKYGIL, encoded by the coding sequence ATGAAGTATCTCAAGTACAATGACAAGCTGAGCAAATGCTATTCCGCGGTGCTGATGGATGTCATGGACCAGATGAATCACCGTGTTCAGTGCATGCATCATTCCATCAAACCCCTCGTACCGACCATGAGAACATGGGGTGAGGCGGTAACCATGTATTTTGAAACGGTTACCGAAGTGCCGGAAAAGCCGTTCCAGCTCGAGATGGAAGTGCTCGACGATGTAAAAGAAGGCCAGGTTATTGTCACTCAGTGTAATGCCGAAACCATGTCGGCATTCTGGGGCGGACTGCTGAGTAATGCCGCGGTAGGCCGTAAAGCGGCCGGAGTGATATCCGATAACGGCGCGCGTGATTATATGGAAATTGTCAGCCTCGATTTTCCGACATTCTGTAAAGGACTTACGCCGTATGATTCCTGCGGCCGGATGGATGGCAAGGATCGTGATATCCCAATCATCTGCGGCGGAATCCGTGTGGCTCCCGGCGATCTCGTGTTCGGCGATGTGGACGGCGTCGTTGTGGTTCCCCAGGAAATTGCCGACGAGGTGATTTCGAGGGCATGGGAAAAGGTCATGGGAGAGAATACGGTCCGTGAGGAATTGCGTGCAGGCGCAAGCGTTGTAAAAACATTCCAGAAATATGGTATTCTGTAA